Proteins from one Pirellulales bacterium genomic window:
- a CDS encoding ABC transporter permease, whose amino-acid sequence MYRLLLCWRYLRTRYIALASVISVTLGVATMIVVNSVMMGFTQEMQSRIHGILSDVTFESRSLEGFHDPDRHIALIRKAAGQYIEAISPTVMVPGMITFEYGGNSITHPVQIVGVDAATAGLAADLTQYLQHPDNRGQLSFDLHEGGYDVVDHQANGPAQPREQLRIAGWEYRRRHAEYQRRWREEQARQAALAQQAYAEQVEGDPALDPAATDPATTDETAAPAEPTPQNPFATAQPEGAEANIFDPGRETHDGIILGMSIVSFRSSDSRDHFLNVPGDDVSLTFPTVGSPPRAVSLPLTVVDLYESKMSEYDSSLVFVPLRALQESRGMLDPSTGIGNVTALQIKLKRDADGPVVRDLLRRAFPEQVYGIYTWRDKQGPLLQAAQLETRILNVLLFLIIAVAGFGILAIFFMIVVEKTRDVGILKALGASSGGVMGIFLGYGMSLGLVGSGAGAVIGLLFVIYINEIADVFAWLTGSEVFDPSIYYFYKIPAIVDPVTVAWIVAGAVAIAILASVLPARRAARLNPVEALRYE is encoded by the coding sequence ATGTATCGATTGCTGCTCTGCTGGCGCTACCTGCGAACGCGGTATATCGCCCTGGCCTCGGTCATCAGCGTGACGCTCGGCGTCGCGACGATGATCGTCGTCAACAGCGTGATGATGGGCTTCACGCAAGAGATGCAAAGCCGGATTCACGGCATTCTCTCCGACGTGACCTTCGAGAGCCGCAGCCTCGAGGGCTTTCACGACCCCGATCGGCACATCGCCCTGATCCGCAAGGCGGCCGGCCAATACATCGAGGCCATCTCGCCGACGGTGATGGTGCCGGGCATGATCACCTTCGAATACGGCGGCAATTCGATCACGCACCCCGTGCAGATCGTCGGCGTCGACGCTGCCACGGCGGGCCTGGCGGCCGACCTGACGCAGTATCTGCAGCATCCGGACAATCGCGGTCAACTGAGCTTCGACCTCCACGAAGGCGGCTACGACGTCGTCGATCATCAAGCGAACGGTCCGGCGCAGCCGCGCGAGCAACTGCGGATCGCCGGCTGGGAATACCGGCGCCGGCATGCCGAATATCAACGGCGCTGGCGCGAAGAACAAGCGCGGCAAGCAGCGCTCGCCCAGCAGGCGTATGCCGAGCAAGTCGAGGGCGATCCGGCGCTTGATCCGGCCGCGACGGACCCGGCGACGACCGACGAAACGGCCGCGCCCGCCGAGCCCACCCCGCAGAACCCTTTCGCGACCGCACAGCCCGAGGGAGCCGAGGCGAACATCTTCGATCCCGGCCGAGAAACGCATGACGGCATCATTCTGGGCATGTCGATCGTCTCGTTTCGCAGCAGCGACAGCCGCGATCACTTTCTGAACGTGCCGGGCGACGACGTCAGCCTCACGTTTCCCACGGTGGGCTCGCCGCCGCGGGCCGTGTCGTTGCCGCTGACGGTGGTCGACCTGTACGAAAGCAAGATGAGCGAGTACGACTCGAGCCTGGTCTTCGTTCCGCTCCGCGCGCTGCAGGAGTCGCGCGGTATGCTCGATCCGAGCACCGGCATCGGCAACGTCACGGCCCTGCAGATCAAGCTCAAGCGCGACGCCGACGGTCCCGTCGTGCGCGACCTGCTGCGGCGGGCGTTTCCCGAGCAGGTCTACGGCATCTACACCTGGCGCGACAAGCAAGGTCCGCTGCTGCAAGCCGCGCAACTCGAAACGCGAATCCTCAACGTCCTGCTGTTTCTGATCATCGCCGTCGCCGGGTTCGGGATTCTGGCGATCTTCTTCATGATCGTCGTCGAAAAGACCCGCGACGTCGGCATACTCAAGGCGCTCGGCGCTTCAAGCGGTGGCGTGATGGGCATCTTTCTCGGCTATGGCATGTCGCTGGGGCTGGTCGGCTCCGGCGCCGGTGCCGTGATCGGATTGTTGTTCGTGATCTACATCAACGAAATCGCCGACGTCTTTGCCTGGCTGACGGGCAGCGAGGTCTTCGACCCGTCGATTTACTACTTCTACAAGATTCCCGCGATCGTCGATCCGGTGACCGTCGCCTGGATCGTCGCCGGTGCCGTGGCGATCGCCATACTGGCGAGCGTGTTGCCGGCGCGGCGCGCGGCTCGTCTCAATCCCGTGGAGGCCTTGCGTTATGAGTAG
- the lysS gene encoding lysine--tRNA ligase: MPSPRDESAERDIGLLEAARRDKLRRLEELGVDPWGQRFDDASPIGEVRARESEISTTVPPGAEAGAAPEMHGPKVRVAGRIVLHRKAGKLHFIDLRDWTGRIQLLIGQKQVGERAWAITDCLDLGDLIGVDGELKRTKTGELTVFVEQVHFLTKSLETPPEKHKGLTDPELRQRMRYLDLAYTDGVLERFLARTKIVQSIRHTMAERGYVEVEGPTLHSIAGGAAARPFVTHHNTLDMPLYLRIALELHLKRLLVGGVERVYELGRVYRNEGISPRHNPEFTMLEAYQAYGDYRTMMDLTEAIITGALAAIGHEGPVAWGEHRIDFSAPFARRTYDELFAEHTGVEPGDEVAVARFAESIGLAPAGKHPDVVKTEVFEERVERSLRGPVFVIDYPSSICPLTKRKRDNPAVAERFELFVEGMEIANAYTELNDPDLQEQLFRTQLAGQKEEDSMAKMDHDFIRALRHGMPPAGGLGIGIDRLVMLLTGSTTIRDVILFPLLRLEATERG, from the coding sequence ATGCCTTCACCGCGCGACGAATCGGCAGAGCGAGATATCGGCCTGCTTGAAGCCGCGCGCCGGGACAAGCTGCGCCGCCTCGAAGAGTTGGGCGTCGACCCCTGGGGACAGCGCTTCGACGATGCGAGCCCGATCGGCGAAGTTCGGGCACGCGAAAGCGAGATCTCGACCACGGTTCCCCCGGGCGCCGAAGCGGGCGCCGCGCCGGAGATGCATGGCCCGAAGGTGCGCGTGGCCGGCCGGATCGTGCTGCATCGCAAGGCGGGCAAGCTGCATTTCATCGATCTGCGCGACTGGACCGGCCGGATCCAACTGTTGATCGGCCAGAAACAAGTCGGCGAGCGCGCCTGGGCGATTACCGATTGTCTCGACCTGGGCGATTTGATCGGCGTCGACGGCGAGCTGAAACGCACCAAGACCGGCGAGCTGACCGTGTTCGTCGAGCAGGTGCACTTTCTGACCAAGTCGCTGGAGACGCCTCCCGAGAAGCACAAGGGACTGACCGATCCCGAGCTGCGCCAACGGATGCGCTATCTCGACCTGGCCTATACCGACGGCGTGCTCGAGCGCTTTCTGGCTCGCACGAAGATCGTCCAATCGATCCGCCACACGATGGCCGAGCGCGGTTACGTCGAGGTCGAAGGCCCGACGTTGCACTCGATTGCCGGCGGGGCCGCGGCGCGGCCGTTCGTCACGCACCACAATACACTGGACATGCCGCTCTACCTGCGGATCGCGCTGGAGCTGCATCTCAAGCGTCTGTTGGTCGGCGGCGTCGAACGCGTGTATGAGCTGGGCCGCGTCTACCGCAACGAGGGCATCAGCCCCCGGCACAATCCCGAGTTCACGATGCTCGAGGCCTATCAGGCCTATGGCGACTATCGCACGATGATGGATCTGACCGAGGCGATCATCACCGGCGCCCTGGCGGCGATCGGACACGAGGGCCCGGTCGCCTGGGGCGAACATCGCATCGACTTTTCGGCCCCGTTCGCCCGCCGCACCTACGACGAACTGTTCGCCGAACATACGGGCGTCGAGCCGGGCGACGAGGTGGCCGTGGCGCGGTTTGCGGAATCGATCGGCCTGGCTCCGGCCGGCAAGCACCCCGACGTGGTCAAGACTGAGGTCTTCGAAGAGCGCGTCGAACGCTCTTTGCGCGGGCCCGTGTTCGTGATCGACTACCCGTCGAGCATCTGCCCGTTGACGAAGCGGAAGCGTGACAACCCGGCCGTGGCCGAGCGGTTCGAGCTGTTCGTCGAAGGGATGGAAATCGCCAACGCTTATACCGAGCTGAACGATCCGGACCTGCAGGAACAACTGTTTCGCACGCAACTGGCCGGCCAGAAGGAAGAAGACTCGATGGCCAAGATGGACCACGACTTCATCCGCGCGCTGCGGCACGGCATGCCGCCCGCGGGCGGCCTGGGCATCGGGATCGATCGGCTGGTGATGCTGCTCACCGGCAGCACCACGATTCGCGACGTGATATTGTTTCCGCTGTTACGACTCGAAGCCACCGAGCGCGGCTAG